The sequence TTTTAGGAGATGTATTTGCAACAGGGGCAGTAGGCATATTTTCCGATATATTTTCTACCTTAGTAATTATCGGCTTTATGTTTTACACCCAATGGCAGCTAGCATTACTGCTGCTATTTTTACTTTTCCCCGTATCAGCCTTAATTACCTACTTCCAGCAGCAGTTTCGTAAAGCCAATTATAAAGTCAGAGAAGAGCTTTCCGCCCTCAACTCTCAGCTACAGGAAAATATTACAGGTATCAACGTAGTACAGCTATTTCGTAGAGAAAGATTTAACGCTCAATTATTTGAGAAAACCAATCACCGTTACGTAAAAGAAGTAGATACAACCATATTCCACGATTCCGCAGTTTCAGCCACATTAGAATGGATTGCCTTAGTAGCGATCGCCGGTGTATTGTTGGTTGCAGGTTGGTTAATCTTAGGAGATAATCTGACCGTTGGCATACTATCAAGCTTCATCCTTTACGCTCAACGATTGTTCGATCCCTTACGACAATTCGCAGAAAAATTTACCATCATTCAAGCAGGTTTTACAGCCATCGAGCGAGTTACCGATATATTAGATGAACCCATAGAAATTAGGGATAAAGCAAATCCCAGATATTCGCTGACAAATAGCTTTGAATTTGGCTATATAGATGAAATCGTCGATAATTTAGAAAATATCGATGATAAAATTGACCCAACCAAATTGGGAGAAATCCGTTTTGAAGAAGTTTGGTTTGCTTATAAAGATGATGATTATGTAATCAAGAATTTAGATTTTACCATCAATCCCGGAGAAAAAATTGCTTTAGTAGGTCCCACGGGAGCGGGAAAAAGTACCGTAATTCGTTTATTATGTCGTCTTTACGAACCCAGCAAAGGACGGATTTTAGTCGATGGCATAGATATCAAAGAAATACCCCAAGCCGAATTAAGAAGATATTTAGCAGTCATCTTACAAGAAGGATTCTTGTTTGCCGGTGATGTTAAAAGCAACATTACATTAGGTGATAATTACACCTTTGAAGAAATTCGTGAAGCAGCCCAATCCACCAACGTCGAGGAATTCATCGAACAATTACCCCAAGGTTATAACTCAGCACTTCGTGAAAGAGGAACTAATATTTCCAGCGGAGAAAAACAGCTTTTAGCCTTTGCACGCGCCGCAATTCGCAACCCACAAATACTAGTATTAGACGAAGCAACAGCTAATTTAGACGTAGCAACAGAAGCCAAAATTCAAAAATCATTAAATCAGCTTTTACAACAGCGTACAGCAATTATTATTGCTCACCGTTTATCCACTATTCGCAACGTTAACAGAATTTTTGTACTCAAACGTGGTGAATTAATCGAACAAGGTAGTCACGAACAACTATTAGAGCAAGGTGGTTTATACGCGACATTACACAACTTACAAATGCTCAATCGGTAATTAATAATTGGGGATTGGGAATTGGGAATTGGGCATGGGGCATTGGTAATTGGGAATTTATTCTACCCCCCTCTTCCCCCTCACTCCCTCACTCCCTCACTCCCTCACTCCCTCACTCCCTCACTCCCTCACTCCCTCCCCCTCTCACCAACATAGGTAATCTTCTGCAAAAGCAAAACGGCTGTTATCTGGATATTTCATGCCATCGTAAGTAATGACACTGCTTTTTATGGGGGGGGGGATAGTATCAGAAAGATAATGGGAACTATAAATCCAGAAGATAACTAAATAAATTTCAACAACATGAAAGGGATTGCGTTTGTATCTGGATTGATAAGTGCTTTACTAACCTTTGGAACTTTACCAGCACCCGCTCAGGTACTATCTGATAACACTACTAATACAACTGTTAACTTAAACGGTAATAATTTTAATATTCTCAACGGTATTCAAAAAGGGAATAATTTATTTCATAGCTTCAAGGAATTTTCTATTCCTAGTGGTGGTGAGGCAATTTTTAAGAATTCTAATAATATTGTAAATATAATTAATCGGGTTACTGGTGGAAATATTTCCAATATTGATGGCTTAATAAAAGCTAATGGTAATGCAAATTTGTTTTTAATTAATCCTGCCGGGATAGTATTCGGTGAAAATGCTTCTTTAGATATTAGTGGTTCATTTTTGGGAAGTACCGCAGAAAGTATTTTGTTTGAGGATGGGTTTGAATTTAGTGCGGTGAATGCTCAAAGTGCACCATTATTAACCCTTAGCGTACCATTGGGATTGCAGATGGGGAGTAATTCCGGCAGTATTACTGTACAAGGAAATGGTCATGCCATCACCGGAGGAGCATTTTTTCCTTTGAATTTAAATGACACAGCTACAGGGTTAAAAGTTAGCCAGGGAGAAACTTTAGGATTAATTGGCAACGCAATTAACTTAATTGGAGGAATTATCAGAGTACCGGGGGGAAATATTCAGTTAAGTAGTATTGAAGAAGGGAGATTAAAGCTTGATAATAGTTCCCCATCTTGGCAATTCGATACCTCACAGGTGCAAAAATTTGCAAACATTAACTTATTAGAAAAATCTCTTGTAGATACCAGTGGAATTATTACAGGTGATATTCAATTACAAGCAAGAAATATTACCCTTAAAGACGCTTCCGCAGTTATTATTCAAAATAATGGTACTCAACCTTCTGGAAATATTACTCTTAATGCTACCGATACAATACTAATTGCCGATGAATTTAGGAATGCACCAGATCGAGTCACGCCTTTCGGCACTATAACAGGTATTGCTTTTTCTCGATTAACTACAGAAACCTTGGGTACAGGCAAAGCAGGGGATATCTTTATTTCTAGTGGTAATTTATTTCTCAAAGATGTAGGTTTAGTTCTTACCCGCACCTATAGTACAGGGGATACTGGTAGTATTGATGTTAATATCGGCGAACTAATTGAAATTGATGGCTTTTCCTCTTTCATTCAAGATGTAGCTAGTAGTATCGCTGTAGCGAATTTTGGCAATGGTGATGCTAAAGAAATTAATATTTCCGCTCAAAATTTCAATGTTTTAAATGGAGCTTTGCTTACTTCAAGTAACTTTAGTAGCGCTCAAGGAGGAGATATTCAGATTAATGTTTCCGAGAGTTTAACCATGAGTGGTTTTAGTCAAACAGACACTAGTTTGATAAGTAGTTTAGCTTTACGCACAGGAAATAGTGGTAATGTCACAATCAATACTTCTAAACTGGAAATATTTGATTTTGCTAATATTGGTACTTCTACTTGGGCAGAAGGCTCTGCTGGTAAATTAACTATCAATGCCTCCGAATCTATAAATATCAGTGGTGTAGGGAGTGCTATAGATTCTAGCGCACCAGTTTTGAATGAAATTTTTCGCCAAACTCTTGGACTTCCTGATTTACCTAGCGGTGACTCAGGAAGTATAGTTGTTAATACCCCTGGCTTAACTGTTACAGATAGTGGAGTAGTATCAGTTGACAATCAAGGTTTGGGTAATAGTGGAAATATAGAGATTAATACCGACCAGATTTTTCTCGATAACAAAGGAAATATCAATGCTTTTAGTGCTTCTGGAAAAGGTGGTAGCGTTAGGTTAAATATTCAAGATTCTTTGCTATTACGCAATACTAGCTCGATTAATACAGAAGCTAAAAGTACAGGCAATGGTGGTAATATCACCATTAATTCTCCCGTAATTGCCGGTTTTGAAAATAGCGATATTATTGCCAATGCTGTTGAAGGAAACGGGGGTAATATCAACATTACAACTCAAGGAATATTCGGTTTAGAATTTCGTAACGAGCTAACTGAAGGAAGCGATATCACTGCAAGTTCCCAACTCGGTGTTAACGGTACGGTAGAGATTAATAATATTAGTATCGATCCTAGTTCTGGCTTAACAGAATTACCCGTAAAATTAGCAGATTCATCGCAGCAAATAGCAGCAGGATGTTCTAGTAATACCGGCAGTACTTTTGTTGCTACAGGAAAAGGTGGAGTACCGCATAATCCAAACCAATCCTTATATTTAAATCGTATTTGGTCGGATATTCGCAATTTATCACAATATCGTCAGCGAAATAGTAATTCTGAAGTTACAACTATTTCAAATAAACTAACAATTGTAGAAGCTACTGGTTTTATGCGTAACAATAAGGGAGAAATTGAACTTGTTGCTTTGCGAAATACTCCTTTAAGAACAAAACAATTATCTGAATGCAGCGGAGCAAATCACAACCTTTAGTGTCGCCCTCATCTCATAAATGATAATATTTATAATTATCTAATAATTAATATATTTGGCTTTAATTTAAGCTTAGTCAATTTTACTTTTTCTAAACTAAATACTGAGGGTCTATATTTATTAATACCAACTACCAATTACCAATTATCAATTACCAATTATCAATTACCAATTACCAATTACCAATTACCAATTACCAATTACCAATTAATCACCAGTAGCAGGCAATTGTTCTAGAGAACTAAATAAAGCAACTTTGAGACGAATATATTTATTAATATGCTTGATAATCGTATTTCTAATCGCTTCCTGAGTGGTATTCTCGCTTCTAGGAATATTCCAATAAAGCATTGCAACAGCATCTTGAATATAAGTTTCTAGTTGTATTAATTCACTAGTATTCAATTTCATAATATTTGAATCTCCAGGATTATTAATATTATCCAAGATATATAAATTAGGATGGGAAAAATACTTACCGTTAGGCATTACCGCATCATGCAAAATAGTGTTTCGCAGTTTGACTGAGGAAATAACCGCTTGATGCAGATTAGCACGAGTAAAATCAGCATTAGTTAAATCTGTTCGTATCAGTTGAGCCTTTACTAAAGAAGCACTTTTCAAATTTGCATCAGTGAAATTTACCTCTGTTAAATTAGCACCAGATAGCTTCGCACCGCTTAAACAAGCACCACTCAAGTTGCTTCCGCTCAAATTTGCATTCATAAGCGTCGCACCCGTTAAATTAGCACCCGTCAAATTAGCACCTTTGAGATTTGCTTCTCTTAAATCGGCTTCCCCTAAGTCAGCTTCACTTAAATTTGCTCTTGCAAATCTAACCTTACAAAGCTTGGCGTTAAATAAATCGATTCTGAATAAATTAGCATCTGCCAAAATCGCAGACTCTAAGTTCACATGAGAAAGCTTTGCATCTACTAAAGATAAAGAAGCCAACTCAGCTTCGCTAAAGTTTCTTAAACCATCCGCGTAGCTTTGCAACAATTCTTTAGCTTTCATTTGATAAGAAAAACCTAATGGTATAATAAGTAAAGATAAACATTAAGAAAATATTAAATTATTTTCTATAAAATAGTCTATAAAAATGCATATTTCTTAATATAAAATGAGTAAGTATATAATAAAATTTAATGTAATTTTACATAATAATCATCTTTAGATAGTTTACTTATTGCATTATTTGCTGTGACATTGAAAAACAATGAGTAAAATCTAATACATGAATTAGCTCAAAACCTACACTCAAGCTAATTTTAAATCCGGAATTGAAAAATCATAAACCTAATTTTTAAAACTCATATTTTGTCTAATTCCAGACAATAGAAAAAACCTGGCTTCAATAAACCAGGTTTTAATTGAATAAAATTAATAAATCTGTCAGAATTGCGATTTATTTAGAAGGAGCTTTAACCTTACTAG comes from Rivularia sp. PCC 7116 and encodes:
- a CDS encoding ABC transporter ATP-binding protein, which codes for MSISKPLKKSYKQNRSRKNDWRLFLRLVPYATNYKQLLATSMLLLVPVAVANAVQPLIVGQVIALVRKEPSTYDFLSTNPEQGLLILQILLLTTVVIKLVLTGFQGYLVQKVGQNITADIRKDLFHHVTSLAVRFFDKTPVGKLITRLTSDVEVLGDVFATGAVGIFSDIFSTLVIIGFMFYTQWQLALLLLFLLFPVSALITYFQQQFRKANYKVREELSALNSQLQENITGINVVQLFRRERFNAQLFEKTNHRYVKEVDTTIFHDSAVSATLEWIALVAIAGVLLVAGWLILGDNLTVGILSSFILYAQRLFDPLRQFAEKFTIIQAGFTAIERVTDILDEPIEIRDKANPRYSLTNSFEFGYIDEIVDNLENIDDKIDPTKLGEIRFEEVWFAYKDDDYVIKNLDFTINPGEKIALVGPTGAGKSTVIRLLCRLYEPSKGRILVDGIDIKEIPQAELRRYLAVILQEGFLFAGDVKSNITLGDNYTFEEIREAAQSTNVEEFIEQLPQGYNSALRERGTNISSGEKQLLAFARAAIRNPQILVLDEATANLDVATEAKIQKSLNQLLQQRTAIIIAHRLSTIRNVNRIFVLKRGELIEQGSHEQLLEQGGLYATLHNLQMLNR
- a CDS encoding filamentous hemagglutinin N-terminal domain-containing protein, translated to MKGIAFVSGLISALLTFGTLPAPAQVLSDNTTNTTVNLNGNNFNILNGIQKGNNLFHSFKEFSIPSGGEAIFKNSNNIVNIINRVTGGNISNIDGLIKANGNANLFLINPAGIVFGENASLDISGSFLGSTAESILFEDGFEFSAVNAQSAPLLTLSVPLGLQMGSNSGSITVQGNGHAITGGAFFPLNLNDTATGLKVSQGETLGLIGNAINLIGGIIRVPGGNIQLSSIEEGRLKLDNSSPSWQFDTSQVQKFANINLLEKSLVDTSGIITGDIQLQARNITLKDASAVIIQNNGTQPSGNITLNATDTILIADEFRNAPDRVTPFGTITGIAFSRLTTETLGTGKAGDIFISSGNLFLKDVGLVLTRTYSTGDTGSIDVNIGELIEIDGFSSFIQDVASSIAVANFGNGDAKEINISAQNFNVLNGALLTSSNFSSAQGGDIQINVSESLTMSGFSQTDTSLISSLALRTGNSGNVTINTSKLEIFDFANIGTSTWAEGSAGKLTINASESINISGVGSAIDSSAPVLNEIFRQTLGLPDLPSGDSGSIVVNTPGLTVTDSGVVSVDNQGLGNSGNIEINTDQIFLDNKGNINAFSASGKGGSVRLNIQDSLLLRNTSSINTEAKSTGNGGNITINSPVIAGFENSDIIANAVEGNGGNINITTQGIFGLEFRNELTEGSDITASSQLGVNGTVEINNISIDPSSGLTELPVKLADSSQQIAAGCSSNTGSTFVATGKGGVPHNPNQSLYLNRIWSDIRNLSQYRQRNSNSEVTTISNKLTIVEATGFMRNNKGEIELVALRNTPLRTKQLSECSGANHNL
- a CDS encoding pentapeptide repeat-containing protein, with the protein product MKAKELLQSYADGLRNFSEAELASLSLVDAKLSHVNLESAILADANLFRIDLFNAKLCKVRFARANLSEADLGEADLREANLKGANLTGANLTGATLMNANLSGSNLSGACLSGAKLSGANLTEVNFTDANLKSASLVKAQLIRTDLTNADFTRANLHQAVISSVKLRNTILHDAVMPNGKYFSHPNLYILDNINNPGDSNIMKLNTSELIQLETYIQDAVAMLYWNIPRSENTTQEAIRNTIIKHINKYIRLKVALFSSLEQLPATGD